The window agaatatataaaataattttttgttcttaaaaataaaaattagggtgcctttaaaaaatattttaactgtTTTAAGTGTAAATACATCAATTACATCCATAAATGaatttaacatataaaaattatttttaaggacttaaatttattttttttaaaataatttctttagagAATGATTAAACACATCTAtctaaaaatcttttttaaaaaaaaatctaaaatctctttaaaaaaacaagtaaatgaattgaaaataatattaataattaataaccTCACTTAAATACTAAAATCTTGTAGTTCCAACTCtaaatgcataaaaaaataatattttaaaaattattatgtgtccaaagaaatataaattaatagttgattatatgtatatatatcaatgaattaattattaatatatatacttaatGATCAATTAGtatttaaatgtaaatttaaaaatatttttataatatgttatATACCAAAAAAGTAATTTTGGAAGAAACACGaagcttattaaaaaattactttctaaaacttacaatacatttaattttacaaaagaaaaaaaatcaaatattaaatttttttccaattttctcaaaatcaatctCAAACAAGTTATTTATATGCCAATAACATGTCAAAATTAAACttctattaataattttaaagattaaaattgtCATACAACATTTGTTTAATAACCTAAGTCATGGGACACGTGTCCTTATAGAGTAGTCTGGAATAATCGTCGGCACTACCCGTACACTATTGCTTACGTGGTAGCATGATCCTCAGACAAAGCCTGAAAGTGGAGAAAGCCACGTCAGCGAAAAAAATCGAGGATTCACGAGTAGTCCACGGTATCATTATTACCTTTGCCAATTAATAATAATACCAAACCCTtcttccttgcttctctttccTACCACTTTCCTTCTAAACGTTGTCCGGCTTTTTATTTGACTTTTCTTCATGTACACGTCATACAGTTGATCGTTTTCTACGTGGCGTAACCGTATCGGGCCGGATACGCCGTGTGCCCGCAACGTGCTACTACAGGCAACGGCCAGGAAATGACGGATGAGGCTGTACTGGACCTAGCCTGGATCGACACGTAGTACAGCAGtgatgcggggtccacaaaaggCGAAACTGTTaatcctttttatatttttttaaataggacatatttattaataaaattttaaaaagattgaaatgatttaaaattatcttttggaacggtcacaatttttttttctctgatcctaaatattatttagaaataattttcatttctaatctcatttgcataattattttttaaattaatcttaaaaataattaaaaaatgttgttaaaaaacacatcatttttttaaaaaaatttgaaaatattttgtatttatttatttttaaataataattttgaaatcaatAGTGACAAAAAATGAGAGCTCCTACCCAAGTCCAGCTccgaatttatatatatatatatatatatatatatatatatatatatatatatatataaaagagggAAAGGTGAGTTAGTCGGTTACAGAGTTTGAGATGTATGAAAGTCCAACTATGTAAGGTGGGCACTGGTCTAATTGGTTGGGTGGTTGGACTTGAGGTATGAAAcatcattttttctttggttACATCCATACCATGGTCTATACTTTGTCAATCTGTGAGCTTCTACGTGTGGTCCGCAGCCAACTTTGGAATTCAAGATTAGGGAATAAAAACCCAATTAAAGGggcaataaattaaaaaaataacaaatatagaGTTACAACTGAAACTCCCCGGACTATGGCCATGTTCATACTTACGCACATGCCTCTATATATGGCACTATTTGCGGTTCCAAATTAAGGTTGATATTGGGTCAATGCGTGTGTGAAATCAAAGATTGTTACCATCCTACTATAACTCGTATCATGGGCATGTAAAATCAAAGATAGTTAGATCTTACTATAACTCTTAATGATTTTTTGATTTAACGAGATTTTTAcgattttaaaatacatttacaaGGTTATAAGAACTTCATACTtataaagttataaattttctcCACCATATGAGACATCATAAatacttttcatattttcattatgtTTAACATAATTATGATCTTGGTGCTAAACAAACTCTCATGTTGAGGTCGAGAATTgattttgatatcatttataaCGATTCACACTTAACTGTATAAATATTGTATGTTTTAGGTTTAAAGGGTTTTTTACGACTTTAAAACGTGTTTATAAGGTTAAgacaaatttatatttgttagaaacttttttatttatttgatgtgagatattataaattaattagatttgataaataataaattggtttttagataaaataattaaatcatgaaggttttgttttttgttttttgaaattgtaaatttgaataaaatggACGTAAAGTAGTGTCTAGTTTGATGCTAAGATGTGAACCTAAAGCAAATTTCCATGTGTCGATGATGACATGCAAAAATCAATAATGTGATTGGTAGAGGGGGGTTATGTATTTTGCCATGTCCACATGAGTTTTTTGAGGGCATGATCACGATCACACATATCTCCCTCTTAAGTGGTTGACACTTTCAAGGCTATATGTGTCCACTTCATTAGGTAAACGAAGAATGGTCAAATCCAACGCATTGATGTAGACATTAATGGAAGGTGATTTGACCTGCCCACCCTGCTTGCTTAACCATATTTTCGCTTATCAAAATCCTTACTTAACTTCCTAGTAATATCGCTAGTTCAAGAAATGATGACTCAAAAAAGCAAGTCATTTGTAAGTTATGGGTGTGTTTAAACCCTCAAAATTGGTGTGGAATGCCTCGGAATATTTAGGGTTCATTTGAGAATATTGCAAgatacttgtttttaaaaatcatttataagttttaaaaaataatttttagtatttttgtaaaaataagtgtttttaaaattaaaattttctattttgattttaattttagaattattcAAACCTTTCAACAAGTTTGTTTCAATTGACTTATGAAAAAATGTGCATCATTTGTGGCACAGTTATGCATTTGGTGTGAAAAGGATATCGTAGGCGTACATGAAATCGATGTATAACGTAAAAAGACAAAAGATTGAGGACGTGAGTGCAATAATCGAGATGAATAACCTAAAATATTAAGGACTAATTATAAAATTGATGGGCATCAATTCTCCTATCCCACCTAGGTATAGGCTATAGCGGATCGACACCCTGATCAAAAGGGTGCAATCATCCTCCATCCAAATCTTCCAATTTCAAATCATGCTTTGGTGGTGGCACTTGGAGTCCTTGTACGAGGATTGTCCCCAGCGCCAGGCTAACCCAAGGTCCAAGGTCCAAGGCACCAAAACGTCCAAGTGTGGGACACGCGAGGCAGAGTCGCGTGGGAGCATCGGGCCGTTTTGGTCAACTCCATTGAAATAAATCCAATCGCCTTTACTTTATTCGAAGGGAAAAGGGAAACAAATCTAATGCAAAGAGGGTGAAAATTTACAGCAAAGATCCCAAGCACTGACATCATCCCATGGCATATTTCGTAATAAACCCCCAAAAGTCTGTTCGTTTTGGTGGCGGACCCTGACCTGAAACTCTGACAGACGAAGAAACACtgagagagagggaaaaaaaagaaagaaaataaaatattaataatcaaatGTTTCGTCAAAGTCGTTGAAAACTCCGAGAGAAGCCCCAATCCACACACCAAAGTGTATTTTCTATGCTCTTCTCTTTTTCTAAAAACGCGGATTCGGCAATGCTTTGAATCCAATTTCCATGGTTTTATAAACCCTCACAATTTGATGACCAAATCTTCAGAGTCTGAGAAACGAGATTCAGACAAGTAGTAGAATCACacacaaaaataaacaataagtgtaagagagttgcactgttttccttgtttttgtttttattgttttgttttttgtttctggGTTTGTttattagagagagagagagattttggTGCTGCAGAGGTCTTGATTTTCCAAGAGATTTGTGCATCTTCAAAATTTGTTTGCAGGTAAATTGAGGGGAAATATTTCGCAGTGTTTTTTTTAGTAACCCTAGATAACGTTCGAATTCCATGGCCTCCGCTGCGATAGTATCGTCTCTGCGGCGGCGGAGATCGCCGTCTTTGGAGGCTTTCTTGGCGCCGGTGGATCTAAACGAGGTGGCTCTTGTACGGACACTGGCCACCATCTCCATGGAGCTTATATTTGCGTTTTCCGATAGGCCTTGGCCGTTTCAGCGCAAGAATTCGAGGTCCTTGATTCGGAAAATTGAGGTCTTTCTGGTGCTGTTAGAGTTCCTGAGGGATTGCAATTTGAGTCTGCCTTCGGCGGCGGTGCTTTGCTTCAAGGAGCTTTACCTGCTTCTGTATCGGTCGAAGATACTTCTCGATTATTGCTTGCAATCAAGTAAATTGTGGCTTCTGTTGCAGAACCAGTCGATTTCGGGGCATTTTCATGATCTTAATCAGGAAATTTCGACGCTGTTGGATGTATTTCCGATGGAGGAACTTGAATTGACTGAAGATATAAGGGAGCAGCTTGAGCTTTTGCAGAAACAGGTGAGGAGGGCGAAGTTGTTTCTTGATAAGAATGATGAGGGGTTGAGGCTGAGGTTGTATTCTTTTCTTGATGACTTTGGGAGTGGGCGGATTCCTGATCCAGTGGAGCTGCGGTTGTTTTTTGTGGATAGATTAGGGATTCGGGATGCGAAGAGTTGTAGGGCTGAAATTGAGTTTTTGGAGGAGCAGATTTATAGTCACGAGGGAGATGTTGAGCCGAATGTTGCTGTGCTTAATGGGTTCGTTGCGCTTACTCGATATTGCAGATTCTTGCTATTTGGATTTGAGGAGAGCGAGGTAGAAATGAGTTTTGGGATTAAGAAGCCGAGGAAAGGGTTGATTACTCAAGAAATTGGGGATACCTTCATAACAGTCCCCAAGGACTTTTGTTGCCCCATATCTTTGGATGTGATGCGAGACCCAGTAATAATTTCAACAGGACAGACATATGATCGAACTTCAATATCAAGGTGGATGGAAGAAGGGCATTGTAGTTGCCCAAAGACAGGGCAGATGCTTGCTCACCCTCGCCTTGTTCCCAATCGAGCTCTCAGGAATTTGATCACACAATGGTGCACTGCTTATGGAATCACCTTGGATCCACCAGACAGCCCAGATAGTGTTGTAGAAACTTTTGCAGCAGCTTTGCCAACCAAAGCTGCTATTGAAGCCAACAAAGCCACAGCAGCGCTTCTCGTCCAACAGCTTGCAAGTGGTTCACAGGGTGCAAAGACTGTAGCTGCCCGTGAGATACGTTTATTAGCAAAAACAGGGAAGGAAAACCGTGCGTATATAGCAGAAGCTGGGGCAATCCCCCATCTTCTCAAGCTACTCTCATCTCCAAATTCTGTCGCACAAGAGAATTCTGTAACGGCAATGCTTAACCTATCAATATATGACAAGAACAAAAGCCGAATTATGGATGAGGATGGGTGTTTAGGTTTGATTGTTGAAGTTCTGATATTTGGGCACACAACGGAAGCAAGGGAAAATGCAGCTGCGACATTGTTCAGCCTTTCTGCTGTTCATGATTATAAGAAGAGAATAGCGGACGAGGGTGGGGCAGTTGAAGCCCTGGCAGGGCTGTTGAGAGAGGGAACCCCAAGAGGAAGGAAAGATGCTGTAACGGCTCTATTTAATCTATCAACCCACACAGATAATTGTGCCAGAATGGTAGCGTCAGGGGCTGTAACTGCATTAGTAGCGGCCTTGGGAACTGAGGGGGTTGCAGAGGAAGCAGCGGGAGCATTGGCCTTGATTGTTAGGCGGCCAATTGGGGCTGAAGCAGTAGGGAGGGAGGAAATGGCAGTGGCTGGGTTATTAGGAATGATGCGGTGTGGGACTCCAAGGGGGAAAGAGAATGCAGTTGCAGCATTGCTTGAACTGTGCAGAAGTGGCGGGACAGCTGCAACAGAAAGGGTCCTTAAGGCTCCAGCGCTGGCTGGTTTGCTTCAGACTCTGTTGTTTACAGGTACAAAGCGCGCTAGGAGAAAGGCTGCATCCCTTGCCAGAGTTTTCCAGAGGTGTGAGAATGCAGCCTTGCATTTTGGTGGACTTGGTGTAGGGTATGCATTTGCCAGAAACTCATCTGCAAATACCGATGCAAGCTTTTCTAGTGAGGTTTCCATGCAAATGCCCATTTCAGTGCCTGTTTTGTAGTGTTAACATCTGCCTTGTGTTACTGTGTTCCCTGGTTATTTATGCACCATTTTTGTTGGTAATGTTCACAAATTCTTTCATTGAAATGTTAAGAGGAGGTGGGAAAAGAAAGTTATAGGAATACCATATTtgatgttttagaaagattgaTGAATGTGTTTAtcatttagtttcattttctgcTATATTTTGTAATGCCCAATTACTTGACAAATCAGAATGAGGAATTCTCTAAAAATGGTCAAGTTGGTAATAGTATAATGTGGAAAAGCTGCTTTTAGGTGTTGTTTTAATTAAGGAATATGCAGAGTTTGAATAGGTCTATTAGGTCTATTAGTATTGTAATACAAATCTTGTAACTTGTCCTACTCTATCAATTGATGTTTCAAAGTGCAATATGATAATGTTGAAGGTGCCGTGAACACCTTGAACATCATCATATTACACCTCGGATGCCATCATACTGGTTAGTAGGTGTTCCTTATGAAGAACCACAAATCTGTTCAGTAATTTGTATGTTGTACTCTACTTGTACTACACAACGCTTTACATTTAATCCCTGTTTGTGTTTGTGATTGATACACGTTGCTGGAATTGCGAGTCCGCTTACCCAACAAAGTGTTGTTCAAATTTTAGCAgtgttcctttttcttttcttgtaacCATTTAATCCCTTTTCTTGCAATTTTCTTCTTGTTCCTTTAGAATGTATGTCATCTCTTGAATATGTGATAGTGTGCCTTAGAATTATGAAAGTCAACATGTGATACAGGGAGCATGGAGCAGTCCTATTTTACTAGGGTCTGAAAAATGTCTTATCCGGCTAAATGGCTGGTTGCCACGCTTGTGGGGCAAATGGTCAAACCCACTTGGGTATGCAATACAGCTTTTGGGATTTCCAGAGCAAACTGTTTTCTTAAGTTTTGACTAGTCTCTGGTGCCTAAGGTTACACGGAAAGGTATGCTTGGAAAAAGGGTAGGCACAAAAGATATTCCATTAAGGAGAGATTTAGGGAGATCAAACAAGTGatcatattaatatatgatgCTGGGAGTCTGGACCTCAACACATGTCAGCCATTTTGTATCGATAAAGTTGATGCAGTCCTTTCTGTTAAATCACATATAGTGCATTTGTGATGTTAGGGTAGCCTTGGAATCTTATGTT of the Vitis vinifera cultivar Pinot Noir 40024 chromosome 10, ASM3070453v1 genome contains:
- the LOC100253280 gene encoding U-box domain-containing protein 17, with product MASAAIVSSLRRRRSPSLEAFLAPVDLNEVALVRTLATISMELIFAFSDRPWPFQRKNSRSLIRKIEVFLVLLEFLRDCNLSLPSAAVLCFKELYLLLYRSKILLDYCLQSSKLWLLLQNQSISGHFHDLNQEISTLLDVFPMEELELTEDIREQLELLQKQVRRAKLFLDKNDEGLRLRLYSFLDDFGSGRIPDPVELRLFFVDRLGIRDAKSCRAEIEFLEEQIYSHEGDVEPNVAVLNGFVALTRYCRFLLFGFEESEVEMSFGIKKPRKGLITQEIGDTFITVPKDFCCPISLDVMRDPVIISTGQTYDRTSISRWMEEGHCSCPKTGQMLAHPRLVPNRALRNLITQWCTAYGITLDPPDSPDSVVETFAAALPTKAAIEANKATAALLVQQLASGSQGAKTVAAREIRLLAKTGKENRAYIAEAGAIPHLLKLLSSPNSVAQENSVTAMLNLSIYDKNKSRIMDEDGCLGLIVEVLIFGHTTEARENAAATLFSLSAVHDYKKRIADEGGAVEALAGLLREGTPRGRKDAVTALFNLSTHTDNCARMVASGAVTALVAALGTEGVAEEAAGALALIVRRPIGAEAVGREEMAVAGLLGMMRCGTPRGKENAVAALLELCRSGGTAATERVLKAPALAGLLQTLLFTGTKRARRKAASLARVFQRCENAALHFGGLGVGYAFARNSSANTDASFSSEVSMQMPISVPVL